Genomic DNA from Luteitalea sp.:
GCGGCCGCTTCGAGCGCCGCGATGACGCGCTCGCGTGCGTCGGTCCACGTTGTCCCGGGCGCCCCGGGCCCGGCGAAGACCCGCAGCATCGGCGCGCCTAGCTTCGCGGCCACCTCCACCCACCGCTCCGTCAGCGCCAGGTCCGAGGCGCGATCCTCCTCTCGAGGCACGGCGAAATCCGTGCGGATGCCGGTGCCGCTGATGTCGAGCCCAAGGCGGAAGGCGCGATGCTTGATCCGGTAGATCGCCTCGTCCCCGGGTGGCGTCGGATATCCGGCGAAGTAGTAGCCGGTTGGATCGACCGCGTCGAACCCGATCGACGCGCAGTACTCCATCACCTTCGGCAGCACCATCGCGCCCGTGGTGAGAGCCTGGTTGAACGAATACAGATTGCAGCTCACGATCAGTCGCGGCGGCAGCTTCTGCTCGCCATCGTCGGTCGGCTGCACCCTGAGGGGATGGGTCGTGAGGGGAAGGGTGGTGAGCGGTACGGTGGCCGCGATCTGGGAGCAGAAGTCTCGGCGGGTGACACGCATAGGAACAGCTCCTCGTCTCCGCGGTGCATCGCAGCTGCCCGCGTACAGCAGATACCAAGTCCCGCGGCATCGTAGCACGCGCCCGGCAGGCCTAGACGCCCTTAGGAGGCGGTCCGGAATGGGCAAAGAGGCAGACCTCTTGCGGGGCGGGTCGAGATCCACTCGCAACGTGGCGTCCGGTCAGTTATGTCCGCGATGGTCTCGAAACACTGCGGCGTTTTTCATTACCAACCTGACTTGGCGTACAGATGCGCACCTCGTCGCGCTCGAATGAGCTGCTATGCAGCGGCGACCGCTTCGACCTCTAGGCGCCAGCGTGGCTCCAACAGGCGACAGCACACAACGGTTGACGCGCACTCGTGGTCGCCCAGATGCTTCACGCGCATCCGGACGTTCGCCTCATCGTCC
This window encodes:
- a CDS encoding TIM barrel protein, with product MRVTRRDFCSQIAATVPLTTLPLTTHPLRVQPTDDGEQKLPPRLIVSCNLYSFNQALTTGAMVLPKVMEYCASIGFDAVDPTGYYFAGYPTPPGDEAIYRIKHRAFRLGLDISGTGIRTDFAVPREEDRASDLALTERWVEVAAKLGAPMLRVFAGPGAPGTTWTDARERVIAALEAAAAVGARHGVAIVVQNHEDVLRTADEVLEIRRRIPLEWLGLNVDIGSLRTGDPYEEIARLAPFAYTWQIKELVYRRGRAEKTNLATIVRILRESNYRGFVPLETLGEGDARQKVRRLLDEFREAL